The Streptococcus oralis DNA window CCTACCTCCGTACAGGTGATATCGTTACGGTTGACCAAGATACCAAAGAAATTTCCATGGCCGTATCCGAAGAAGAACTTGAAAAACGCAAGGCAGAAACAACCTTGCCACCACTCTACAGCCGTGGTGTCCTTGGTAAATATGCCCATATCGTATCATCTGCTTCACGCGGAGCTGTGACAGACTTCTGGAATATGGACAAGTCAGGTAAAAAATAAACTCAAAAAGCAAGCCATTTTCGGCTTGCTTCTTTTCATCTTCAAAAGTGATTTGCCTGCTTATACTCAATAAAAATCAAAGAGCAAACTAGAAAGCTAGGCGCAGGTTGCTCAAAGCACAGCTTTGAGGTTGGAGATAAAGCTGACGTGGTTTGAAGAGATTTTTGAAGAGTATTAACGGGGCGGCAGTCCAAGGGCAATACGTCCGTAGCGACTGATTCGTGTGATCTTCCAGGCAGGCGACCAGGTAACTTCAACCTTGACATCTTCGATACCCTCGATTTGTTTCAGACCGGCCACGATTTCAATAGGCAGGCTTTCGGCGCAATCACAGGCAGTGTCGGTAAAGGTCATGACAATCTTACAGAGACCTGTTTCATCCAGATTGATTTCATAAATCAAGCCTAGATTGTAAACATCCAATTCCACATCTGTATCAAAAACCTTCTCTAGTTTTTCGATAATTTGGTCTTGTAAGGCCAAAGCGCGGTCATTGATTTTGATATCGTCTCTCATAACAGTCCCTCCACGTGATAAATATCCTCTATTTTCTCATAATTCTGACAATTTGGCAAGTTTTTGATGAATTTTCTGAAAAGACTCTCTTGAGATTTTCTACTCTCGCTGTTTTAATCCCTCTATTTATGGTAAAATAAGACTATTAAGTTTAAAGAGGATTCCCTATGAAATTACAAAAACCTAAAGGAACGCAGGATATTTTACCTGCTGAGTCTGCCAAGTGGCAGTACGTTGAGGGCTTTGCCCGTGAGATTTTCAAGCGCTATAACTATGCGGAGGTGCGTACGCCTATTTTTGAGCATTACGAGGTCATCAGCCGCTCTGTCGGAGATACAACGGATATCGTTACCAAGGAAATGTACGATTTTTATGACAAGGGTGATCGTCATATCACCCTCCGTCCAGAAGGAACTGCGCCCGTTGTCCGCTCTTATGTGGAAAATAAACTCTTCGCCCCAGAAGTGCAAAAGCCAAGTAAGTTCTATTACATGGGCCCTATGTTCCGTTATGAGCGTCCACAAGCAGGTCGTTTGCGTCAGTTCCACCAGATTGGTGTCGAGTGCTTTGGCTCTAGTAATCCAGCTACCGATGTGGAAACCATCGCTATGGCGGCTCATTTCTTGAAAGAAATCGGCATCCAAGGTGTCAAATTGCATCTTAATACTCTTGGAAATCCTGAGAGTCGTGTAGCCTACCGTCAAGCCTTGATCGACTATTTGACACCGCTTAAGGAGACCTTGTCGAAGGATAGCCAACGTCGTTTGGAGGAAAATCCTCTCCGTGTCTTGGACTCTAAGGAAAAAGAAGACAAGGTGGCAGTAGAAAATGCGCCGTCTATCTTGGACTTCCTTGATGCAGAAAGCCAAGCTCATTTTGATGCTGTGCGTCAGATGTTGGAAAATCTGGGTGTAGACTATATCATCGATACCAATATGGTGCGTGGTCTGGACTACTACAACCACACCATTTTCGAATTCATCACAGAGATTGAGGGTAATGACTTGACGGTCTGTGCGGGTGGTCGCTACGATGGTTTGGTTGCCTACTTTGGTGGCCCTGAAACTGCTGGATTTGGATTTGGGCTTGGTGTAGAGCGCCTGCTTCTCATCCTTGAAAAGCAAGGTGTGGCCCTCCCTATCGAGAATGCCCTAGATGTCTATATCGCAGTCTTGGGAGAAGGCGCAAATGTTAAGGCCTTGGAATTGGTACAAGCCCTTCGCCAACAAGGATTCAAAGCAGAGCGTGATTACCTTAACCGTAAACTCAAAGCTCAGTTCAAGTCAGCCGATGTCTTTGCGGCTAAGACTCTCATCACGCTAGGGGAGAGCGAAGTCGAAAGCGGACAAGTGACGGTTAAGAACAACCAAACACGAGAAGAAGTTCAAGTGTCACTTGATGCTATCAATCAAAATTTCTCAGAAATCTTTGGGAAATTAGGCTTTTAATAGTAGAAAAACTGGTCAGGATCTTATTCCTGACCCTCTTTTTCCTAGGATCAACATTGCTCTTGCTTGCTCAAAAATATCTTTATAAAACCATTACTACCGTTTCTATTTTTGCAAGAGGAATTCACTGATTAGCCCTTTTAGTTGCGACTGTATTCCACATTTTTATCAAAATGATGCGAATAACAATGCTAAGTCTTCATTTCAAATAGGAGTCTTTTATGAAACTACTTAAAAATCTTGGCTGGTTTCTTCTAGCTGTTTTATCCTTTTTCTTTGGCTATGGTCTGGTTCAGAGTATGGCTTTATCAGCGCTTGACCTAGGGGCTTCAATCTTTGGAGTCTTGCCACTTTATGTCGCCCTGTCAGGGGCCTATGTTTATGGAGTTTACAGATGGTATCAGACAGAAAAGGTTAGCATCCAGACAACAGCTTTTAATCGTTATATCTGGTTGCCTACTCTGGTTTTGCTAGTGGCGATTACAGCCCAGTTCTTTTTGCCAGAAGATCCGTCAGTCAATCAACAAATTGTATCACAACTGACAGTTGCTCAGCCTGTCTTTGGTTTCTTTATGGTAGTGGTCTTTGCTCCTCTGACGGAAGAACTCATCTTTAGAGGGATGCTGGCGCGTTATCTCTTTCCTAAGCAAAACAACAGTAAACAGACAGCTCTGTTTCTCCTCGTATCAAGTGTGCTTTTTGCCTTGATTCATTTTCCAGGGACTTTGCAACAGTTTTTAGTTTATGCTAGTCTGGGATTGAGTTTGGGTCTGGCTTATGTGAGCCGAAAAGGGCTTCTTTACAGCATTTCTCTCCACGCTTTGAATAATTTAATCGGCTTTTTGATGATACTCATGCTATAATAGAGTCAGGAGGTCACATGAAACGAGTAATTTTATTAGCAGTGATACAGGCGGTCGTTCTCTTCTTTATCATCGGGGCACTTGCCTATGCCTTTAAAGGCGATTTCTTTTACAACTATCTAGCAGTTGTCTTTGCGCCTATTGCAGGTGTCTTGCGTTTTGCTTCGGCTTATGCGACGGAGATTGTTCTACCTAAAAAGGCAGCTGAGATTGCTGAAAAGCGTAAAAAAGGTTAAGAATCATAATCAGAGAATTCGATGACGTTTTCATCGGATTTTTTGTCTGTTCGTTTTGATTCCTAAAGACAATCAAACTTTTCTGCTGATTTTCATGAAGAGCCTGCGCTTTTATGGTAAAATAGTAACAGAATAAAAGAGGAGAGAAACAATGAAACGTAGTATGTATGCTGGTCGTGTTCGTGAGGGACACATCGGACAAGAAATGACCTTGAAAGGATGGGTTGGCCGTCGTCGTGACCTAGGTGGTTTGATCTTTATCGACCTTCGTGATCGTGAAGGGATCATGCAGTTGGTTATCAACCCTGAAAAAGTTTCTGCAGAGGTTATGGCAATAGCTGAAAGCCTTCGCAGTGAGTTTGTCATTGAGGTGACTGGTCAGGTTGCTGCGCGTGAGCAAGCTAATGATAAGTTACCAACGGGTGCAGTTGAGTTGAACGTGACAGCTCTTACAGTGCTGAATACAGCTAAAACAACGCCATTTGAGATTAAGGATGGGATTGAGGCCAATGACGATACACGTTTGCGTTACCGTTACCTTGACCTTCGTCGTCCAGAAATGCTAGAAAACCTTAAGCTTCGTGCTAAGGTGACCCACTCAATCCGTAACTACTTGGATGAGTTGGAGTTTATCGATGTGGAGACGCCATTCCTTTCTAAATCAACGCCAGAAGGGGCGCGTGACTATTTGGTGCCATCTCGTGTCAATAAAGGGCATTTTTACGCCCTTCCTCAAAGTCCACAAATCACGAAACAGCTCTTGATGAATGCTGGGTTTGACCGTTACTACCAAATCGTTAAATGTTTCCGTGATGAGGACTTGCGTGGTGACCGCCAGCCTGAGTTCACTCAGGTCGACTTGGAAACATCCTTCCTTACGGAGCAGGAGATCCAAGATATTACAGAAGGATTGATTGCGCGTGTGATGAAAGAAACCAAAGGCATCGACGTGACGCTTCCATTTCCTCGTATGAAGTATGATGACGCGATGGCTCTTTACGGTTCTGACAAACCTGATACTCGTTTTGATATGTTGCTTCAGGACTTGACAGAAGTGGTCAAGGGTGTTGATTTTAAAGTCTTCTCAGAAGCACCTGCTGTTAAAGCCATTGTGGTCAAAGGAGCTGCGGATAACTACTCACGTAAAGACATTGACAAGATGACTGAAGTAGCCAAACAGTACGGAGCCAAGGGTCTTGCTTGGGTCAAGGTTGTTGATGGAGAATTAAATGGACCAGTTGCCAAGTTCTTGACTGGTATCCAAGCAGAATTGACTGCAGCACTTGGTCTTGAAGATAAGGACTTGGTTCTCTTTGTGGCAGATACGCTTGAGGTAGCCAATGCAACACTTGGTGCCCTTCGTGGACGTATTGCCAAAGAGCTTGGCTTGATTGATAACGATAAATTCAATTTCCTTTGGGTAGTTGATTGGCCAATGTTTGAATGGTCTGAAGAAGAAGGTCGCTACATGAGCGCCCACCATCCATTTACTCTTCCACAGGAAGAAACAGCTCACGAATTAGAAGGTGATTTGGCTAAGGTTCGTGCCATTGCTTACGATATCGTCTTGAACGGTTATGAGCTTGGTGGTGGTAGTCTCCGTATCAACCAAAAAGACCTTCAAGAACGCATGTTTAAGGCTCTTGGTTTCTCATCTGAAGAAGCCAATGACCAGTTTGGGTTCCTTCTTGAAGCCATGGACTATGGTTTCCCACCACACGGTGGTTTGGCTATCGGGCTTGACCGTTTTGTGATGCTCTTAGCAGGAGAAGAGAATATCCGTGAAGTCATTGCCTTTCCTAAGAACAATAAGGCAACCGACCCAATGACACAAGCTCCATCAACAGTCGCTCTCAAACAACTAGAGGAACTCAGCTTACAAGTAGAAGAAGATGAAACAAGCAAAACGAATTAAGCGGTGGCGCTATTATCTGCGCCGCTTTGCTTATCAGATAAAAATCTTACGAGTTTTACAAAGTATCTCTCGGGAAAAATACGATGAGAAAGTATCGGCTTCTCTGGTTTATGGCTTTCTGTCAGCAGTAGCAGTCAATTTCTTTTTTCAACCAGGACACGTTTACTCTAGTGGTGCGACAGGTCTGGCACAGATTATCTCTGCTTTGAGTAATCACTGGTTTGGGTTTTACATTCCGATATCGCTAACCTTTTATGCTATCAATTTTCCGTTGATGATTTTGGCTTGGTATCAGATTGGGCATAAGTTTACAATCTTTACCTTTATCACAGTATCCATGAGTTCCCTCTTTATCCAGATTGTACCAGTTGTGACATTGACAGAGGATCCCATTATCAATGCCCTTTTTGGGGGTGTTGTCATGGGCTTGGGGATTGGTTTTGCGCTCCGTAACAATATTTCTAGCGGAGGTACAGATATCGTCAGTCTCACCATTCGAAAGAAAACGGGTAAGAATGTCGGTAGTATTTCTTTCTTAGTGAATGGGACGATTATGCTGATAGCAGGATTGACCTTTGGTTGGAAATACGCTCTCTACTCCATGATTACCATCTTTGTCTCCAGTCGTGTGACAGATGCGGTCTTTACAAAGCAAAAACGTATGCAGGCCATGATTGTGACCAATAATCCTGACAAGGTAATCGCAAAAATCCATAAAAAATTGCACCGCGGAGCAACCATGATCCACGATGCAGAAGGAACCTATAATCATGAGAGAAAAGCAGTCTTGATCACGGTTATCACACGAGCAGAGTTTAATGATTTTAAACACATCATGAAACAGGTCGATCCGACAGCCTTTGTCTCTGTATCTGAAAATGTCCACATTCTCGGGCGATTCGTAGAAACAGACAATTAATAATACTCAAAAGACCAGCCTTGGGGCTGGTCTTTATTTTTCGATAATTTTGTGTCCAATCAACTGGCGGTAACAAATCTGTTTATTGTTTTTAGCATCGTTGATGATCTGGAGAATGGTTTCAAAGGAAACGCGCCCAAGTTCCAGACTATTGATATCGACATAAGCTACGAGGTCAAGTCGAGGATTGACAGAGTCGAAACTCAAGACAGGAACATCCAGTTTGTGCTTAGCGATATAGTCACAGACTCCTTCGGCTAGGAGACTGTCGGTTGTGATGATAGCATCAATCTGCGGATCGTGATTGAATAGGAGTTCACTGAACTGATACCCTTTTTCTTCTAGAAATTCGGTCGCAAAGTAGGTTAAGTTGGTATCAATCGGAAGTTGGTGTTGTTTGAGCGCGGACTCATAGCCAGTTAGACGATCTTGCGTTACGAAGAGTCGCTTTGTACCCCCGATGAAGGCAATTCGTTTGCATCCTTTTTTGATGAAATACTCGGTCGCATCAAAGCCCGCTTGTACATTGTCATTATCAACAAGAGGGATAAAGGGTGAAGTGGATTTTCCGAGAATGAGGAAAGGGAACTGCTCATCAGCTACTAACTTGACCAGAGGATCTTCTTCTTCAGCGTAGAGGAAAATCAAACCGTCAACACGCTTGCCATAAACCATCTGAGATATCGCATTGAGACGTTCTTTCTCATCTTTCCCCGTTGCAATCTGAATAGCGTAGTGGTTTTCAGACGCGACTTGGGCAATTCCTCGAAGGACAGATGGGAAGAAAGGATTTTGGTAAAAGGCATCCGAGTCATCAGGAAGCACCAGGCCGATAACCTGAGTATAGCTACTTACCAAGCTACGAGCATTGAGGTTGGGATGGTAGTTGAGTTCCTTCATCGCCTTGCGAACTCGTTTTTTGGTTTCATCACTAATCGTTGATTTATTTTGAATGACGCGGGTAACAGTTGAAGGTGATACACCTGCTACTTTAGCCACATCTTTAATCGTCACGGGCATAAAAATCTCCTATTTATGATAATCTGGATCACGGAAATGTGTCTTGTAAAAAATAGTGACCAGATAAAGAACAAAAAGAATGTTTTGTACAGTGATAAGCGTTGTCATATTTTGGCCAAAAAGTCCCAAAATAAGCGTAATCAGAGTGGGTAATCCTAAACAGTTCAAGATAAAATGGTAGCACTCTTTAAAAGTCCTAAATGAAAAGAGGCGTGATTTTTTGGTGATATAAAGGAGAAGACTAGCTCCAAGAGAGACAATGAAGAAATTCAATCCAAAGAGGAAGCTAGCACCAAGAACGAGAAAGAGACTGATATAGACCCGATTTTGTTGGTACCAATCTTTAGAAATGGCCTGGGTTAGATCTTCCTTACTCTGGAAACTCTCCGTTTGAATCGCGTGGTAGCGAATGCGAGTTAGTTCCTTACTTTCCTTACTGATGACGAGTTCTTCCGTATCAAAATGAAGTTGCAAGTCCTTTGGCAATTCTTTGCTTTGGCTCGGGCCAATCAAAAGAGAAGGCTGCTGATTCTTCGTACCTGAGTAGTTCAGCTTTCCATCAATGATTTGTGCATTCTCTGACAAGTCCATGATCGCTTCATCTGTCAGGGGTGTGTAGACATTATCGATAAAAGTATCCAGTGGATACGTTTCCTGTGAGCTGTTTTGAATGGCAATTGGAATCATGGACAAGCTGATGAGGAAAATGCTAGTAAAGAGGAGTTGAAACCAGTTGAGTCCGAAACGTTTTGACAGGGGCTTACGAAATCCCCAAATACTTGAAAAATATGAAAATGGATATGGAAGCATAGGCATCTTTCTAAAAGTGTTTTCTATATGAGTATTATTATATAGAGAAATGTGCTTTATTTCAAGTCTAGGAGACAAATTGCTTGCTTCAAGAATAGTTTTATAGTCACAAGCTCTAATACTCAATGAAAATCAAAGAGCAAACTAGGAAGCTAGCCGTAGGCAGTACTTGAGTACGGCAAGGCGAAGCTGACGTGGTTTGAAGAGATTTTCGAAGAGTATAAAATGAAAAAGGGTGGCGGGGATATATTATCCCTTGTCGCCACCACTTGTAAGTCCTGAAACAAAGTTCTTTTGTAGGAAGAAGAAGAGAATACAGATTGGAAGCGCGATGAGGATAGCACCTGCTGAGAAGTAGGCAATCTTCAAGTTTTTCACATTGCTGACAAAGGTCTGTAGACCAACGGCAACTGTAAAGTATTCTTTCTCACGAAGCAAGAAACTAGAGAGGATATAGTCTCCGAAAGGTCCCATGAAGGCCCAGAGCGCTTGTACAGCCACCATTGGGCGAACAAGTGGGAGAACAATTTGCCAGAAGCGGCGGAAGTGCCCTGCACCATCAAGTTTTGCTGATTCATCAAGAGACATCGGTACTGTGTCGAAGTAGCCTTTCATCAACCAAGCATTCATCGGGATACCACCACCGACATAGAGGAAGATGAGGAACCAGCTATGGTTAAGGGCGTTCAACATAAGGGCCATAACGAAGAAGGCTGTCAAAGCGGCCATAGTTGGCACCATTTGGATGATCAAGAAGAAGACCAAACTTTGTTTACGAGCCAAGAAGTTATAACGGCTGTAAGCATAACCAGCAAGTACGATGATACTTGTTTGAACAGCCATTGTAATCAAGGCGATAATCAAAGTGTTGAGGTACCAAGTGCCGTACAAGGTTTCGGTGAAGAGCCCTTGGAAGTTGGCAAAGCTAAAGTCGACGTTAGCATCTAGTTTAAAAGCTACGACGTTACCAGTCTTGAAGGCTGACATAATAGTAATCAAAAGTGGATAGATAATCACGATTGAAAGACCAATCAAGTAGAGGTAAGTGAGGGTTTGAGTCAGTCTACGTTTGAGTTTGATTGAGTTATTCATCTTAGACGTCCTCCATATCAAATGCGTGTAGTTTCTTGAATGCGATCATAGAGATAGAGATGACAATGATAGAGATGATCAAGGTAACAGCTGCCGCCATAGAGTATTGAGGAGATGTACCTGTTGTCAAGCGATAAATCCATGAGATCAAGATATCAGTTGAACCGGCTCCACCACCAACGCTACCAGGACCTCCGCCGTTGAAGAGGTACATGATAGAGAAGTTGTTAAAGTTGAAGGTGTATTGGCTGATCAATGTTGGTGCCGCAACAGCCAAGATCATTGGGAAAGTGATGTTGCGGAATTTTTGCCAAGCATTGGCACCGTCAATATAAGCTGCTTCGTAAAGGTCGTTAGGAATAGATTGCAAGATACCCAAGGTCAAAACGTAGATGTATGGGAATCCAAGCCAACCTTGCATCATAATCAAGGCAATCTTAGTCCAAGTTGGGTCTGTTTTCCAAGGAATAAGAGCCCCATCAAGGAAAGGAAGGAATTTAGCCAAGATTGGCAATACTTGAGTGTTGATAGCACCGACACTATCGTTAAACATGTTTGAGAAAGTCAAGATAGTGATGAAGGCTGGAACAGCCCAAGGAAGAAGGAAAATAACACCAAAGATACGTTTTCCTTTAATAAATGGTTGGTTGGCAATGATTGCAGTAAAGATACCAATGACAATCTGCAAAGTAGAAGCAGATAAAGCCCAGATAATAGTCCAAGAAAGAACGGAACCAAAGGCTGAACGGAAGGTACTCAAACTCCAGATGTTAGTGAAGTTCGTCAAACCAACCCAGTCCAATAATTTGTTTGGTGGCAAGTGTTGGAAGTCATAGTTGGTAAAGGCAATCATCAAGGTTACGATAACTGGGAAGATAATCGCAAATGTCATAGCGACGTAAGATGGGATGATCAAGAGGTATGGGAATCCATTCTCATAAATACCTTTGATCATATCTTTAAAAGTACGTGGGACAGGAATTCCATTGTTAATACGTTTTGCGATTGTATGTGCATCTTTAATATTTGAGAAATAAAAGAGCACATAAACGACTACAAAGATTAAATGGAAGGCACCACGAATCAGCATAAAGAGGGAATTATCACGACCTGGCTTGTCACCAAGAGTGATCAAATTGTGCAATTCAGGGGCTGCAAGTGCTAGGAAATAAAGAACAAACACGATAGTTACACCAAGGAAGATAAAACCTTTGGCCTTTTGTTTATTGTAAATCTGTCCTAACCCAGGAATCACTGAAAGCAAGGCTGCTTTGCTAGGTTGTTGGTTTTCCATGAATACTCCTTTCATAGGATACGAGATTGAAGTTTGTCTCCAATCACTAGATAGGCAACTGCAATCATTCGTAAATTTATAAAATCAAAGGGGGATTTGTATTCTCCCCCCTTGTAACGAATTCAATTATTCACCAAATTTTTGTTTGATTGTTTCTTTGATCAATGTTACAGCATCGTTAGCAGCTGTCTTAGCATCTTTTTTACCACTTACAGCATCAAAGAGCATTGTTTTAGCTGGATCCCAAACTGCTGACATTTGAGAAATGTTTGGCATTGGTTGAGCGTTCTTGAACTGTTTGATAACAGCTGTTGTCAACTCATCGTTTTTACCTTCAGCGTATGAACGAGCTTCAGTGTTAGCTGGGATTTCGTTAGTTGCATCGTAGAATGCTTTTTGTTGTTCAGTTGAAACAAGGAAGTCTACAAATTTTTGTGCAGCTTCAAGGTTCTTAGTGCTTGATGGGATGATCCAAGCTTTACCACCACCGAATGGTGTGTAGTCTTTACCATTTGGAAGAGTTGGAATAGTAGCAACACCGTAGTTTACTTTAGCATCTTTGAATGCTTGAGCTTTCCAAGGACCGTCGATGATAGCAGCTGTTTTACCTTCTTGGAATTGTGTTTGGATCAAGTTTGCAGCACCTTCAGTATCTTGCATACCTTTAGGCCATTTTTCGTACCAAGATTTAGCGTAGTTGACACCAGTGATAGAACCGTCGTTTGCAAGACCGATGTCTTTAGCGTCTTTACCGTTTTGTCCGAATACGTAACCACCGTTACCAGCAAGAAGTCCGTATGCGTAGTAGAAGTTTGTCCAGTCAGCTAGGAATGCAGTAGTTTTGCCATCTTCACCAGCGAAAGCGTATTTGCTGTCTTTAGCAAGTTCTTCTAATTCAGCAAAAGTTTTTGGAGCTTCTTTAAGCAAGTCTTTGTTGTAGTACATAACAAGTGACTCAATAACGGCAGGAGCACCGTAAACTTTACCGTCAGCAGCTGTTACAAGAGATTTAGTCTTATCATCTGTTTTAGCGCCGTCGCTCAAAGTAACTTCTGAAAGTTGTCCGTCAGTACCAAGGCTACCTACGCGGTCGTATGGTGCCATCATAACGTCAGCAGCTTGACCTGATTGGTTGTCAAGAGAAAGTTTGTCAAGTCCACCAAGTTGGTCACCTGATTTGATGTTAACTTTTGTACCTGATTCTTTTTCATAAGCTGCAGCAACTTTTTCAGCGTAGGCTTTGTATTGGTCTTCAACGTAGAAAGTGATTTCTTTTGCTTCAGATGAGCTAGTATCAGCTGCTTTATCAGCAGTTTTGCTTCCGCAAGCTACCAAAAGTAAGCTAGCAAGAGTAGCAGTTCCGAGCACAGCAGCGCTCTTCATGAATTTAGATGACATAGTGTATTCCTCCTAAAGAATAACAAAAATAATTTAATGAGAAAACGCAAACGTTTTCTTTTACGAACTTAGTATAGCACAAATAGAAAACGGTTGCAAGCTTTTTTAGCAAAAATTTTAAAAAAATTTTAAGGTTTCAAACATTTATTAAAGCCTTTATATAGGAAAGAACTTAAAATGTTTGTTTTTCTTGAATGGAAAATATATTAGGAAAACGATTGCGTAAATTCGGCTCGGTTTTTCAGAAAATAGAGCAGATATTGGGAATGAATTATCTTAAATCAGAAAATCTTTAAAATTTTTTCGCTTATTTCATAAAATATCAGTGGCAACAAGTTTTGTTTGATTAAAATAATTCAAAAAAATTTTTTAAAAACGCTTGCATTTGTTTTTGAAATGCGTTATACTTAAATTAACGCAAACGTTTGCGCCTTAATTGCGCAACGTTTTATAACAAACACATGAGGTGCTATTATGAAAAAACGTCAAAGTGGTGTGTTGATGCACATCTCTTCTCTGCCAGGAGCATACGGGATTGGATCATTTGGCCAGACTGCCTATGATTTCGTTGATTTCTTGGTTCGTACCAAGCAACGTTACTGGCAAATCCTCCCTCTTGGGACAACAAGCTATGGAGATTCTCCATACCAATCATTCTCAGCCTTTGCTGGAAATACGCATTTTATCGACCTTGATATCTTGGTAGAGCAAGGCTTGCTTGAAGCCAGTGATCTTAAAGGTTTTGACTTTGGTAGTGATGCATCTGAAGTTGACTATGCGAAGATTTATTATGCACGTCGTCCGCTTTTAGAAAAAGCAGTCAAACGCTTCTTGGAAGTGGGTGATGTCAAAGATTTTGAGAAGTTTGCTAAAGACAACCAATCATGGCTCGAACTCTTCGCAGAATATATGGCGATCAAAGAGCATTTTGACAATCTTGCTTGGACAGAATGGCCAGATGCAGATGCTCGTGCTCGTAAAGCTTCAGCACTTGAAAGCTACCGTGAGAAATTGGCAGACAAGTTGGTTTACCACCGTGTG harbors:
- a CDS encoding metal-sulfur cluster assembly factor, with the protein product MRDDIKINDRALALQDQIIEKLEKVFDTDVELDVYNLGLIYEINLDETGLCKIVMTFTDTACDCAESLPIEIVAGLKQIEGIEDVKVEVTWSPAWKITRISRYGRIALGLPPR
- the hisS gene encoding histidine--tRNA ligase; protein product: MKLQKPKGTQDILPAESAKWQYVEGFAREIFKRYNYAEVRTPIFEHYEVISRSVGDTTDIVTKEMYDFYDKGDRHITLRPEGTAPVVRSYVENKLFAPEVQKPSKFYYMGPMFRYERPQAGRLRQFHQIGVECFGSSNPATDVETIAMAAHFLKEIGIQGVKLHLNTLGNPESRVAYRQALIDYLTPLKETLSKDSQRRLEENPLRVLDSKEKEDKVAVENAPSILDFLDAESQAHFDAVRQMLENLGVDYIIDTNMVRGLDYYNHTIFEFITEIEGNDLTVCAGGRYDGLVAYFGGPETAGFGFGLGVERLLLILEKQGVALPIENALDVYIAVLGEGANVKALELVQALRQQGFKAERDYLNRKLKAQFKSADVFAAKTLITLGESEVESGQVTVKNNQTREEVQVSLDAINQNFSEIFGKLGF
- a CDS encoding CPBP family intramembrane glutamic endopeptidase; this encodes MKLLKNLGWFLLAVLSFFFGYGLVQSMALSALDLGASIFGVLPLYVALSGAYVYGVYRWYQTEKVSIQTTAFNRYIWLPTLVLLVAITAQFFLPEDPSVNQQIVSQLTVAQPVFGFFMVVVFAPLTEELIFRGMLARYLFPKQNNSKQTALFLLVSSVLFALIHFPGTLQQFLVYASLGLSLGLAYVSRKGLLYSISLHALNNLIGFLMILML
- the aspS gene encoding aspartate--tRNA ligase, which produces MKRSMYAGRVREGHIGQEMTLKGWVGRRRDLGGLIFIDLRDREGIMQLVINPEKVSAEVMAIAESLRSEFVIEVTGQVAAREQANDKLPTGAVELNVTALTVLNTAKTTPFEIKDGIEANDDTRLRYRYLDLRRPEMLENLKLRAKVTHSIRNYLDELEFIDVETPFLSKSTPEGARDYLVPSRVNKGHFYALPQSPQITKQLLMNAGFDRYYQIVKCFRDEDLRGDRQPEFTQVDLETSFLTEQEIQDITEGLIARVMKETKGIDVTLPFPRMKYDDAMALYGSDKPDTRFDMLLQDLTEVVKGVDFKVFSEAPAVKAIVVKGAADNYSRKDIDKMTEVAKQYGAKGLAWVKVVDGELNGPVAKFLTGIQAELTAALGLEDKDLVLFVADTLEVANATLGALRGRIAKELGLIDNDKFNFLWVVDWPMFEWSEEEGRYMSAHHPFTLPQEETAHELEGDLAKVRAIAYDIVLNGYELGGGSLRINQKDLQERMFKALGFSSEEANDQFGFLLEAMDYGFPPHGGLAIGLDRFVMLLAGEENIREVIAFPKNNKATDPMTQAPSTVALKQLEELSLQVEEDETSKTN
- a CDS encoding YitT family protein, which gives rise to MKQAKRIKRWRYYLRRFAYQIKILRVLQSISREKYDEKVSASLVYGFLSAVAVNFFFQPGHVYSSGATGLAQIISALSNHWFGFYIPISLTFYAINFPLMILAWYQIGHKFTIFTFITVSMSSLFIQIVPVVTLTEDPIINALFGGVVMGLGIGFALRNNISSGGTDIVSLTIRKKTGKNVGSISFLVNGTIMLIAGLTFGWKYALYSMITIFVSSRVTDAVFTKQKRMQAMIVTNNPDKVIAKIHKKLHRGATMIHDAEGTYNHERKAVLITVITRAEFNDFKHIMKQVDPTAFVSVSENVHILGRFVETDN
- a CDS encoding LacI family DNA-binding transcriptional regulator; its protein translation is MPVTIKDVAKVAGVSPSTVTRVIQNKSTISDETKKRVRKAMKELNYHPNLNARSLVSSYTQVIGLVLPDDSDAFYQNPFFPSVLRGIAQVASENHYAIQIATGKDEKERLNAISQMVYGKRVDGLIFLYAEEEDPLVKLVADEQFPFLILGKSTSPFIPLVDNDNVQAGFDATEYFIKKGCKRIAFIGGTKRLFVTQDRLTGYESALKQHQLPIDTNLTYFATEFLEEKGYQFSELLFNHDPQIDAIITTDSLLAEGVCDYIAKHKLDVPVLSFDSVNPRLDLVAYVDINSLELGRVSFETILQIINDAKNNKQICYRQLIGHKIIEK
- a CDS encoding DUF1189 domain-containing protein gives rise to the protein MLPYPFSYFSSIWGFRKPLSKRFGLNWFQLLFTSIFLISLSMIPIAIQNSSQETYPLDTFIDNVYTPLTDEAIMDLSENAQIIDGKLNYSGTKNQQPSLLIGPSQSKELPKDLQLHFDTEELVISKESKELTRIRYHAIQTESFQSKEDLTQAISKDWYQQNRVYISLFLVLGASFLFGLNFFIVSLGASLLLYITKKSRLFSFRTFKECYHFILNCLGLPTLITLILGLFGQNMTTLITVQNILFVLYLVTIFYKTHFRDPDYHK
- a CDS encoding sugar ABC transporter permease, which codes for MNNSIKLKRRLTQTLTYLYLIGLSIVIIYPLLITIMSAFKTGNVVAFKLDANVDFSFANFQGLFTETLYGTWYLNTLIIALITMAVQTSIIVLAGYAYSRYNFLARKQSLVFFLIIQMVPTMAALTAFFVMALMLNALNHSWFLIFLYVGGGIPMNAWLMKGYFDTVPMSLDESAKLDGAGHFRRFWQIVLPLVRPMVAVQALWAFMGPFGDYILSSFLLREKEYFTVAVGLQTFVSNVKNLKIAYFSAGAILIALPICILFFFLQKNFVSGLTSGGDKG